A single Crateriforma conspicua DNA region contains:
- a CDS encoding TIGR02452 family protein, translating into MTLKQLAQETLDLIEAGEYQADGQTVRFTEQQESAVRGTRLYRPDEIAALSASPADENQTIRVVDGTTQVVALTMAAQGDVALLNFASARNPGGGFLNGAKAQEEDLCRCSGLYPCLIQCMNYYDTNRAQSSLLYTDHVIFSPSVPFFKTRGTGDLLAEPFFASVITAPAPNSGPFLRGNSDATVELEQTFERRWRNVLRISRDQGVKRLLLGAWGCGAFGGDPVMASRTAKSAIEKDGGGIDEIVFAIPGKGRQSKANLDAFRDTFGV; encoded by the coding sequence ATGACACTGAAACAACTCGCACAAGAAACACTCGACCTGATTGAGGCGGGCGAATACCAAGCAGACGGTCAGACCGTGAGGTTTACCGAGCAGCAAGAGTCGGCCGTCCGTGGCACACGCCTCTACCGACCTGATGAAATCGCTGCGCTATCCGCGTCGCCAGCCGATGAAAACCAGACGATTCGAGTGGTGGACGGGACGACTCAAGTCGTCGCCCTGACCATGGCCGCACAAGGCGATGTTGCGCTGTTGAACTTCGCATCGGCCCGAAATCCCGGCGGCGGATTTCTGAATGGTGCGAAGGCGCAGGAAGAAGACCTGTGTCGCTGCAGTGGTCTGTATCCGTGTTTGATCCAGTGCATGAACTATTACGACACCAATCGTGCTCAATCATCGCTGCTTTACACCGACCACGTGATCTTCAGTCCGTCGGTTCCGTTCTTCAAGACACGCGGCACCGGTGACTTGCTTGCCGAGCCGTTCTTTGCCTCGGTGATCACCGCACCAGCACCGAACAGTGGCCCGTTCTTGCGAGGCAACTCAGACGCTACCGTGGAGCTTGAGCAAACGTTCGAGCGACGCTGGCGGAACGTGCTACGCATCTCAAGAGACCAAGGTGTCAAACGCCTGCTCCTAGGTGCCTGGGGATGCGGCGCTTTCGGAGGTGATCCAGTGATGGCTTCACGGACGGCGAAATCGGCGATCGAGAAGGACGGAGGCGGAATCGACGAAATCGTCTTCGCGATCCCCGGCAAAGGCCGGCAAAGCAAAGCCAATCTGGATGCGTTCCGCGATACCTTTGGCGTCTAG
- a CDS encoding AAA family ATPase — MIDRIAISGYRSIQSIILRLGQLNVVTGANGSGKSNLYRALKLIADAAHGRLAESIAIEGGFDSIRWAGPKKNKKDPVSLRLGFTADSYSYCMDLGLPIPADSAFDHDPEVKRECLWRGVGMDAKSLCADRKVTTLRCRGESGKWQDVDVPLSRHGSMLSEYSDPFHAPELIVIRELICSWRFYDTFRVDVDSPARRSSIATFTPIMAGDGRDLAAALQTICEIGDSGGLSEAIDDAFPGCRIKVERIDSQMEVYFEQPGMKRDLSARELSDGTLRFLLLIAALLTPRPPAMFVLNEPENSLHPDLMPALAKLIQLAAENSQVIVVSHNAELVNLLEADEICVPIRLEKVDGETKLQGGDLLSQFGWKWPAR, encoded by the coding sequence GTGATTGATCGAATTGCCATTTCTGGATACCGTTCGATTCAATCCATCATTTTGCGGTTAGGTCAATTGAACGTCGTCACCGGAGCAAATGGTTCTGGTAAATCGAATCTCTACCGTGCATTGAAGCTTATCGCGGACGCAGCGCATGGACGACTGGCAGAGTCTATTGCGATCGAAGGTGGCTTTGACTCGATTCGTTGGGCTGGTCCCAAAAAGAACAAGAAGGATCCAGTGAGTTTGCGTCTGGGCTTCACCGCTGATAGCTACAGCTACTGCATGGATCTTGGGCTTCCCATTCCGGCGGATTCCGCCTTTGATCATGATCCCGAAGTAAAACGGGAATGTCTTTGGCGCGGAGTCGGCATGGATGCCAAGTCGCTCTGTGCCGATCGTAAAGTGACAACACTACGCTGCCGCGGAGAGTCGGGGAAATGGCAGGATGTCGATGTTCCCTTATCGCGACACGGAAGCATGCTCTCCGAATACTCGGATCCATTTCATGCACCAGAACTGATCGTCATTCGCGAACTGATTTGCTCTTGGCGGTTCTACGATACTTTCCGAGTCGATGTCGACTCGCCCGCGCGACGCTCCTCGATTGCCACATTTACCCCCATCATGGCAGGAGATGGACGCGACTTGGCGGCCGCACTCCAAACGATATGCGAAATTGGCGACTCGGGAGGTTTAAGCGAAGCCATCGACGACGCGTTTCCGGGATGTCGAATCAAGGTCGAACGTATCGACTCGCAAATGGAGGTCTACTTCGAACAGCCAGGTATGAAGCGAGATTTGTCGGCACGAGAGCTCTCAGACGGGACGCTACGGTTCTTGCTACTTATCGCAGCCCTGCTGACGCCACGTCCGCCGGCCATGTTCGTCTTGAACGAACCAGAGAATAGCCTACATCCAGATTTGATGCCCGCTTTGGCCAAGTTGATTCAGCTTGCAGCGGAGAACAGTCAGGTGATTGTCGTGAGCCACAATGCGGAATTGGTCAATCTGCTGGAGGCGGATGAGATTTGTGTTCCCATTCGACTAGAGAAGGTTGACGGCGAAACCAAACTTCAAGGCGGAGATTTGCTGAGCCAATTCGGTTGGAAATGGCCGGCCAGGTAA
- a CDS encoding low molecular weight protein tyrosine phosphatase family protein: MANRINVLFVCSKNQWRSPTAEAVYRDDPRVSVRSRGTARSARQTIRAGDLAWADLVVVMEDKHRHRLLADFPGETKFLPIEVLHIPDDYQFMDSELVEFIRVATEPFIDSYQSKEPPIP; this comes from the coding sequence ATGGCCAATCGAATCAACGTCTTGTTCGTTTGCAGCAAGAATCAGTGGCGGAGCCCGACGGCCGAAGCGGTCTATCGGGACGATCCGCGAGTGTCGGTTCGATCTCGAGGTACGGCGAGATCTGCGAGGCAGACGATTCGCGCTGGCGATCTCGCTTGGGCGGATCTAGTTGTGGTGATGGAAGACAAACATCGCCATCGTTTGCTTGCAGACTTTCCCGGTGAGACCAAATTCCTGCCCATCGAAGTCCTGCATATTCCCGACGACTACCAGTTCATGGACTCGGAATTGGTAGAATTCATTCGTGTCGCCACTGAGCCATTCATTGATTCTTACCAATCAAAAGAACCTCCCATACCGTGA
- a CDS encoding 3'-5' exonuclease produces the protein MARKLDQILVVDVESTCWDGPPPEGEESEIIEIGLCVIDVGKLERLSKHSLLVRPERSTISPFCTELTTLTPDMFEAAGSLREAVKRLKQEFDSKDRLWASWGDYDRRQFERVCSAAGVGYPFGITHLNVKSLFAVSHGLKHEVGLDGAYEMLNLPMEGTHHRGDDDAWNIAGILCRLLGAARATKL, from the coding sequence ATGGCAAGAAAACTAGACCAGATTCTGGTAGTCGACGTTGAATCGACGTGTTGGGATGGCCCGCCGCCCGAAGGCGAAGAGAGCGAGATCATCGAGATCGGTTTGTGCGTGATCGACGTTGGCAAACTCGAGCGATTGAGCAAGCACAGTCTTCTCGTCCGTCCCGAACGATCCACGATCAGTCCGTTCTGCACGGAACTCACAACTTTGACGCCGGACATGTTCGAAGCAGCGGGATCACTCCGCGAAGCGGTCAAACGATTGAAGCAGGAGTTCGATTCGAAAGACCGACTGTGGGCCAGCTGGGGAGACTACGATCGTCGCCAGTTCGAGCGAGTTTGTTCGGCGGCAGGCGTTGGTTATCCCTTTGGGATCACGCATCTGAATGTCAAATCGCTTTTCGCGGTATCGCATGGCCTGAAACACGAGGTCGGTCTCGACGGCGCATACGAGATGTTGAACCTTCCGATGGAAGGTACCCACCACCGGGGAGACGACGACGCCTGGAATATTGCTGGTATTCTTTGCCGATTGCTCGGCGCCGCGAGAGCTACGAAGCTATAG
- a CDS encoding nucleotidyltransferase domain-containing protein: MSLTCAAPLSTFRGQFQTVVGLDEGDQTVEKEGIYDGLEIDLVTHDVEKFFRLMLKRNGYVLEQIFSPLVVYSTSEHEELKSIARNCITRHHAHHYLGFAATQWKLFAKESPPRVKPLLYVYRVLLTGIHLMRTGEVEANLIALNESAKHSYIDELVDRKRSGPEKGTLQAADLEFHTREYERLTAELESAYEASKLPEMPSARDELNDLLVRLRLR; this comes from the coding sequence ATGAGTCTGACATGCGCCGCCCCACTGTCAACTTTTCGTGGGCAATTCCAGACCGTTGTCGGACTCGATGAAGGCGATCAGACTGTTGAGAAAGAGGGCATCTACGACGGCCTCGAAATCGATCTGGTCACGCACGACGTGGAAAAGTTCTTCCGATTGATGCTGAAGCGGAACGGGTACGTGCTTGAGCAAATCTTCTCGCCGCTGGTGGTGTACAGCACTTCCGAGCACGAGGAACTCAAGTCGATCGCCAGGAACTGCATCACGCGCCACCACGCACATCACTATCTCGGATTTGCCGCGACCCAGTGGAAACTCTTCGCCAAGGAGTCGCCGCCGCGCGTCAAGCCGCTGCTGTACGTCTATCGCGTGCTGCTGACGGGCATCCACTTGATGCGCACCGGCGAGGTGGAAGCCAACCTGATCGCGCTGAACGAGTCGGCGAAGCACTCGTACATTGACGAGCTCGTGGACCGCAAGCGTTCTGGACCGGAGAAAGGAACGCTTCAAGCTGCCGATCTAGAATTCCACACCCGAGAATACGAGCGACTCACCGCCGAACTCGAGTCGGCCTATGAAGCCAGCAAGCTTCCCGAGATGCCGTCGGCTCGTGATGAATTGAATGATCTGCTCGTGCGTTTGCGGTTGCGGTGA
- a CDS encoding macro domain-containing protein, with the protein MNRIEGDLLKFAGEGRFDVIIHGCNCFCTMGAGIAKAIRDRFPAAYEADLATEKGSREKLGSYSSADVSIDDHRLTVVNAYTQFNYRGAGVKADYDAIRNVFRKVRSDFKGKRIGYPMLGAGLAGGDWDTISSIINEELEGEDHTLVVFQPS; encoded by the coding sequence GTGAACAGAATCGAAGGTGACCTACTGAAATTTGCTGGCGAGGGCCGTTTCGACGTGATCATTCACGGATGCAATTGTTTTTGCACGATGGGGGCAGGCATCGCGAAGGCTATCCGCGACCGATTTCCAGCAGCGTATGAGGCAGATTTGGCAACCGAGAAAGGGAGCCGTGAGAAGTTGGGCTCTTATTCATCAGCCGATGTATCGATCGACGATCATCGACTCACCGTCGTAAACGCGTACACGCAGTTCAACTATCGTGGCGCCGGCGTAAAAGCCGACTACGACGCGATCCGAAACGTGTTTCGCAAAGTGAGATCTGACTTCAAGGGTAAACGAATCGGATACCCAATGCTCGGTGCCGGTTTGGCAGGTGGTGATTGGGATACAATCAGTTCGATTATCAATGAAGAGCTTGAGGGAGAAGACCACACGCTGGTTGTATTTCAGCCTTCGTAA
- the tuf gene encoding elongation factor Tu: MVQNEMTRNGKVSVNVGTIGHIDHGKTTLTSALLRVQSEKGLAKYKSYESIAKGGIVRDKNKTVTVIASHVKYETAGRNYAHIDCPGHADYIKNMITGAAQMDGAVLLVSAADGPMPQTREHLLLARQVGVPHLVVFMNKCDLVEDAELLELVELDLRELLSEYGYDGEKTPVIRGSAKLAHDDPTNPKAIECVEQLLNALDRWIPDPVRLIDKPFLMPIENVYSIAGRGTVVTGKIEQGMVRAGDSVEILGLRSATTTDVITQVESFSEVLEAGNAGENVGVLLRKTAHNDITKGQVLAKAGTLTPHREFEAEVYVLKKEEGGRHTPFFDGYAPQFFFRTTNVTGSANVLGGVDMAMPGDGVQLKVTLKQPIAVADGDRFAIREGGRTVGSGVVTRVVG, encoded by the coding sequence ATGGTTCAGAACGAAATGACGCGAAATGGCAAGGTCTCGGTCAACGTCGGCACGATCGGTCACATCGACCACGGCAAAACGACCCTGACTTCTGCCCTGTTGCGCGTTCAATCCGAGAAGGGACTAGCCAAGTACAAGTCGTACGAATCGATCGCGAAAGGCGGCATTGTTCGTGACAAGAACAAGACCGTGACGGTGATCGCTTCGCACGTGAAGTACGAGACCGCTGGTCGCAACTACGCCCACATCGACTGTCCCGGTCACGCCGATTACATCAAGAACATGATCACTGGTGCGGCTCAGATGGACGGCGCGGTGTTGTTGGTGTCCGCAGCTGATGGTCCGATGCCGCAGACTCGCGAGCACTTGTTGCTGGCCCGACAAGTTGGCGTGCCGCACTTGGTCGTGTTCATGAATAAATGCGACTTGGTTGAAGACGCCGAATTGCTCGAGCTGGTCGAACTAGATTTGCGCGAGTTGCTCAGCGAGTACGGTTACGACGGTGAAAAGACTCCGGTCATTCGTGGTTCGGCCAAGCTGGCGCACGACGATCCCACGAATCCAAAGGCAATCGAGTGCGTTGAGCAATTGCTGAATGCACTGGACCGCTGGATTCCCGATCCTGTTCGTCTGATCGACAAGCCGTTCTTGATGCCGATCGAGAACGTTTATTCGATTGCTGGCCGCGGCACCGTCGTGACTGGCAAGATTGAGCAGGGAATGGTTCGCGCCGGTGACAGCGTCGAGATCCTCGGACTGAGATCCGCGACCACGACGGATGTGATCACGCAAGTGGAATCGTTCAGCGAGGTCTTGGAAGCCGGAAACGCTGGTGAAAACGTCGGTGTGTTGCTTCGCAAGACGGCTCACAACGACATCACCAAAGGTCAAGTTTTGGCGAAGGCGGGAACATTGACTCCGCATCGCGAATTCGAGGCCGAAGTGTACGTGTTGAAGAAAGAGGAAGGAGGCCGGCACACGCCGTTCTTTGACGGCTACGCTCCTCAGTTCTTCTTCCGAACCACGAATGTGACCGGTAGTGCAAACGTGCTGGGCGGAGTCGACATGGCGATGCCCGGCGACGGTGTGCAGTTGAAAGTCACGCTGAAGCAACCGATTGCAGTCGCTGACGGTGACCGCTTCGCCATACGTGAAGGCGGCAGGACCGTCGGATCGGGCGTGGTGACACGAGTCGTCGGTTAG
- a CDS encoding SUMF1/EgtB/PvdO family nonheme iron enzyme, translating to MEQIEARLCVITAEQLGLDLDEVKPESRLIEDLNCDSLDMIELIMETEDEFGITIPDSPKTPVGKLIFTRQPFRIRDLAEFAFLNQGAGSPVRGGWRKKPIELPPAIESGFTQLSGRFVSTDLAQSKLFERLAVCGEFPLYRRGTDGMVCVQIPGGAVEIGSDDPEAHDDETPRHQVTLSSYLIDTEPVSVAAFCRFLNSIDITSHEIQTLIDLPENDDRQSDVQFEFDDGRWKPRAGKAMQPVVMVCWYAADAYSRWANGVDWRIMDTSFLPTEAQWEHATQNAFENKELVYAGIHRRGQSYDSVGLPLPNVQEALGQSRFGLRHMSGTIWHWCRDWFSADSYKTVGNDQRDPVANIETGVRSERGGSWVGPIELCRPSYRRGRNPDARGRCLGFRCVGKPLAE from the coding sequence TTGGAACAAATTGAAGCCCGGCTTTGCGTCATAACTGCGGAGCAACTGGGGTTAGATTTGGATGAGGTTAAGCCAGAGAGCCGCCTCATCGAAGACCTGAACTGTGATAGCCTCGACATGATCGAGCTGATCATGGAAACGGAAGATGAGTTTGGCATTACGATCCCGGACTCTCCGAAAACCCCAGTCGGTAAACTAATTTTTACGCGTCAACCATTTAGAATTCGTGACTTGGCTGAGTTTGCATTTTTGAATCAAGGTGCCGGCTCGCCCGTCCGCGGCGGATGGCGAAAGAAGCCAATCGAACTGCCTCCCGCGATCGAGTCTGGCTTCACGCAACTAAGCGGACGATTCGTCTCGACTGATTTGGCGCAATCCAAATTGTTCGAGCGACTTGCTGTTTGTGGTGAGTTTCCACTCTACCGCCGCGGGACCGACGGAATGGTATGCGTCCAGATTCCGGGAGGTGCCGTTGAGATAGGCAGCGACGATCCTGAGGCCCATGACGATGAGACACCGCGACACCAAGTAACGCTGTCATCGTATCTGATTGATACTGAGCCAGTTTCGGTAGCGGCTTTCTGCCGGTTCCTCAATTCTATCGATATCACGTCGCATGAAATACAAACGTTGATCGACCTGCCGGAGAATGATGATCGGCAGTCAGACGTGCAATTCGAGTTTGACGACGGCCGCTGGAAACCACGTGCCGGCAAGGCAATGCAGCCAGTCGTAATGGTGTGCTGGTACGCAGCAGACGCCTATTCCAGGTGGGCCAATGGAGTCGACTGGCGTATCATGGACACGAGCTTTCTACCGACTGAAGCTCAATGGGAGCACGCTACTCAAAATGCTTTCGAAAACAAAGAGCTTGTCTATGCCGGAATCCATCGTCGTGGTCAATCATACGATTCTGTAGGGTTGCCCCTACCAAACGTTCAAGAAGCCCTCGGCCAGTCGCGGTTTGGCCTCAGGCACATGAGCGGTACAATTTGGCACTGGTGCCGTGACTGGTTTTCTGCTGATTCCTACAAAACTGTTGGCAACGACCAACGTGATCCGGTGGCCAACATCGAAACCGGCGTTCGTAGTGAAAGAGGCGGTAGCTGGGTCGGCCCGATCGAACTTTGTCGCCCAAGTTATCGCCGAGGCCGAAATCCGGACGCGCGCGGTCGTTGCCTCGGCTTTCGCTGCGTCGGCAAGCCTCTTGCTGAATAG
- a CDS encoding ATP-grasp domain-containing protein yields MLHRDWRCVPANDLVASAADVASSIGCTDRVFVRPDSPLKPFSGRVLDVDSISLKALDHGFYYEDETLPVIVAPVAKVGREWRFVVVDGQVIAGSSYDAETRRASSAGEDSNALDLAEEIATSMEPPSPVYVLDICEVDDECRLLELNPFGGADLYDCDPQAIVKAVSDHAIRSIKS; encoded by the coding sequence TTGTTGCATCGCGATTGGCGGTGTGTGCCGGCGAATGACTTGGTCGCCAGTGCTGCCGACGTCGCTAGCTCGATTGGTTGCACTGATCGTGTCTTTGTTCGACCAGACAGCCCCCTCAAACCTTTTAGCGGTCGCGTGCTGGATGTAGATTCGATTTCCCTCAAGGCACTCGACCATGGGTTCTACTACGAAGACGAAACGCTTCCGGTTATTGTCGCGCCGGTCGCCAAGGTTGGACGCGAGTGGCGTTTCGTGGTCGTTGATGGACAAGTGATTGCTGGCAGCAGCTACGACGCGGAAACACGGCGTGCATCATCCGCAGGCGAGGACTCGAATGCTCTCGACTTGGCTGAGGAGATCGCAACCTCCATGGAACCGCCATCGCCGGTCTACGTCTTGGACATCTGCGAGGTGGACGATGAATGCCGTCTACTTGAGCTGAATCCGTTTGGAGGAGCCGACTTGTACGATTGCGACCCCCAAGCCATCGTAAAAGCTGTGTCTGATCATGCCATTCGGAGTATTAAATCGTGA
- a CDS encoding methyltransferase family protein — MPMNPRQIVSGYFALQAIGVVAWWALLMLDPQSIGWFHPQGWPDDALLSYWLADFTLIVGGSCIAAFSVWHQRKWASTAVWSVAAICWYPTLVCIATSMRTGDAWIASAMMVSMAGLSLAMATIQGKQGDAPAAFRVTSMNRVSSLLSTLGQIVIFWGTFLWIMPMGIVELQEALSWKRFEHPFQTQTSTGLFLLASCVGLWSGLSMVTLGGGTPLPTATAPRLVIAGPYRFVRNPMAVAGILQGIAVGWLLGSVPVIVYSLIGIVAWHVFVRPVEEKDLLERFGSEYERYRSRVRVWVPTIGWTGQQEFEGSELPDAKNDAKQTDSV, encoded by the coding sequence ATGCCCATGAACCCACGACAAATCGTTTCTGGCTATTTTGCTTTGCAAGCGATTGGAGTCGTGGCTTGGTGGGCACTGTTGATGCTAGATCCACAAAGTATCGGATGGTTTCATCCGCAGGGTTGGCCAGACGATGCGTTGCTCTCCTATTGGCTCGCAGATTTCACTCTGATCGTAGGCGGTTCGTGTATCGCTGCTTTCAGCGTTTGGCATCAACGCAAATGGGCATCGACAGCGGTTTGGAGCGTTGCCGCGATCTGTTGGTATCCGACATTGGTATGCATCGCCACAAGCATGAGAACGGGTGACGCGTGGATTGCTTCAGCCATGATGGTCAGCATGGCAGGACTCTCTCTTGCGATGGCTACTATTCAGGGCAAGCAAGGCGATGCTCCCGCGGCATTTCGAGTGACGTCAATGAATCGGGTTAGTTCATTGCTGTCGACCCTCGGGCAGATCGTGATTTTTTGGGGAACTTTCCTCTGGATTATGCCCATGGGAATCGTTGAGCTTCAGGAGGCTCTGAGTTGGAAACGGTTTGAACATCCGTTTCAGACCCAGACGTCGACAGGTCTATTCCTGCTGGCGTCGTGCGTCGGCTTATGGAGTGGACTCTCGATGGTAACTTTAGGCGGAGGAACACCGCTGCCAACCGCGACCGCGCCGCGGTTGGTGATTGCCGGACCTTACCGATTCGTTCGGAATCCGATGGCCGTTGCGGGCATTCTCCAGGGAATTGCGGTGGGTTGGCTGCTCGGCAGTGTGCCGGTCATTGTTTATTCATTGATTGGCATCGTTGCGTGGCATGTTTTCGTGCGTCCCGTAGAAGAAAAAGACTTGCTTGAAAGGTTCGGCTCTGAATACGAGCGTTACCGAAGCCGCGTTCGAGTTTGGGTTCCAACAATAGGATGGACTGGTCAACAAGAATTTGAAGGTTCGGAATTGCCTGATGCCAAAAATGACGCGAAACAAACGGATAGCGTCTGA
- a CDS encoding nucleotidyltransferase domain-containing protein: MAANDRIAHPAGAVGVIVRSPVDRTHAYRVKFSDGFEAPIHHDQLVRLAEFKSNSIRDNDAPLMSSGLYDRVIYRCVIGSRAYGLEDEASDTDRRGIYLPAADLHWSLFGVPEQLENDETQEVYWELQKFIVLALKANPNVLECLYSPIVESATPLGEELLEMRSAFLSKLIFQTFSGYVASQFKKMQTDIRNQGRVKWKHVMHLVRLLLSGTHVLRSGEMMVDVGQYRDRLLTIKRGEMPFAEADSWRKELQNDFESAFKTTKLPDRPDYERANAFLVDARRRAMEESLP, encoded by the coding sequence ATGGCGGCAAACGATCGCATTGCGCACCCGGCGGGCGCCGTCGGTGTGATCGTCCGGTCGCCAGTTGATCGCACACACGCCTACCGCGTAAAGTTCAGTGACGGGTTCGAGGCGCCGATCCATCACGATCAACTCGTTCGGCTGGCGGAGTTCAAGTCCAACAGCATTCGCGACAACGATGCGCCGTTGATGAGTTCGGGCTTGTACGATCGCGTGATCTATCGCTGCGTAATTGGGTCGCGGGCTTACGGACTGGAAGACGAAGCGTCGGATACCGATCGCCGTGGAATCTACCTGCCAGCGGCTGACCTGCACTGGTCGTTATTCGGGGTTCCTGAGCAATTGGAAAATGATGAGACTCAGGAGGTTTACTGGGAGTTGCAGAAGTTCATCGTGCTCGCACTGAAGGCGAACCCGAATGTGCTCGAGTGCCTCTATTCCCCAATCGTTGAGTCGGCGACTCCGCTGGGCGAAGAACTGCTCGAGATGCGATCTGCATTCCTCTCGAAGCTTATTTTTCAGACGTTCTCCGGATACGTCGCGTCACAGTTCAAGAAGATGCAAACCGACATCCGCAATCAGGGGCGTGTGAAGTGGAAGCACGTGATGCACTTGGTTCGGTTGCTGCTGTCGGGAACGCACGTCTTGCGTTCAGGCGAGATGATGGTGGACGTCGGCCAGTATCGAGATCGATTGCTGACGATCAAACGAGGTGAAATGCCGTTCGCCGAAGCAGACTCGTGGCGGAAGGAACTGCAAAACGATTTTGAGTCTGCGTTCAAAACAACCAAGCTACCGGACCGTCCCGACTATGAGCGTGCCAACGCATTCCTGGTCGACGCGCGCCGGCGAGCGATGGAGGAGTCATTGCCATGA
- a CDS encoding cyclic-phosphate processing receiver domain-containing protein: MKVYLDDERETPAGWTRVYWPDEAIELLRTGQVTELSLDHDLGDDNRGTGYDVVTWIEEQVATNNFVPPKIKVHSANISARQKME, encoded by the coding sequence ATGAAAGTCTATCTTGACGATGAAAGAGAAACACCGGCAGGTTGGACTCGGGTTTATTGGCCGGATGAAGCAATCGAACTATTGCGAACAGGTCAGGTGACCGAGCTCAGCCTCGACCACGATCTTGGAGACGACAACCGCGGCACCGGTTACGATGTGGTCACATGGATCGAAGAGCAGGTTGCGACGAACAACTTCGTACCGCCCAAGATCAAAGTTCACTCCGCCAACATTTCTGCTCGCCAAAAAATGGAATAG
- a CDS encoding IS3 family transposase (programmed frameshift), with protein MEKRRIYSREFKLAAVRKVVEHGLSFPAVAKDLDVGANLIRKWKKNFEADGSLESEITSSSSVESELKRLREENRQLKMERDIFKKSDGVLRQRKQLRIQFIDEHRERWPIAVLCRALEVTRAAFYKFANRKDTPTQAKQSQVIDAIKAVHSQRHHDAYGSPRMHRELVKRGIQCCRNTVAKCMRKAGIQANRRANFRISTTDSNHNSPIAPNLLEQDFSTETLNQVWLTDITYIPTKEGFTYLAAFVDLHSRKIVGWRTSHHIDSNLVVAALDQALAIRTPKAGLIIHSDRGSQYASEHFRGRLNCHRLVQSMSRRGNCYDNAPMESFFKSYKTEEVQEIYDTHEHATRGVSEYIEGFYNPIRLHSSLEYQSPIEFEQAFKKLSLVSES; from the exons ATGGAAAAGCGTCGAATTTATAGTCGTGAGTTCAAACTCGCGGCAGTCCGAAAAGTCGTGGAGCACGGTTTGTCATTTCCAGCGGTCGCCAAAGACCTCGATGTCGGTGCGAATCTGATTCGCAAGTGGAAGAAAAACTTTGAAGCCGACGGCTCGCTGGAAAGTGAAATCACCAGCAGCAGTTCAGTCGAATCCGAGCTGAAGCGACTCCGTGAAGAAAATCGACAGCTCAAAATGGAACGCGACATTT TTAAAAAAAGCGACGGCGTTCTTCGCCAAAGAAAACAGCTGAGAATTCAGTTTATCGACGAGCACCGCGAACGATGGCCGATCGCGGTGCTCTGCCGAGCTCTCGAAGTGACGCGTGCGGCTTTCTACAAGTTCGCCAACCGTAAAGATACGCCGACACAGGCAAAGCAATCACAGGTCATCGACGCAATCAAAGCGGTTCATTCGCAAAGGCATCACGATGCCTATGGAAGCCCAAGAATGCATCGCGAGCTTGTCAAACGCGGCATCCAGTGCTGCCGAAACACAGTTGCCAAGTGCATGCGAAAAGCAGGAATCCAAGCAAATCGCCGTGCCAACTTTAGAATCTCCACCACCGACTCCAATCACAATTCACCGATTGCTCCCAATCTTCTTGAACAGGACTTTTCGACTGAGACGCTCAATCAAGTCTGGCTGACAGACATCACGTACATCCCCACTAAAGAAGGATTCACCTACCTGGCCGCGTTTGTTGACCTGCATTCACGAAAGATCGTTGGCTGGAGAACCAGTCACCACATCGACTCAAATCTGGTGGTCGCGGCGCTGGATCAGGCCCTTGCGATCCGCACCCCTAAAGCAGGATTGATCATCCACAGTGATCGTGGTTCCCAGTACGCGAGCGAACATTTCCGAGGTCGATTGAATTGCCACCGGCTCGTTCAAAGCATGAGCCGTCGTGGCAACTGCTACGACAACGCCCCAATGGAATCTTTCTTTAAGAGTTACAAAACCGAAGAAGTTCAAGAGATATACGACACCCACGAGCATGCGACGCGCGGCGTGTCAGAATACATCGAAGGATTTTATAACCCAATTCGCTTGCACTCATCGTTGGAATACCAGAGTCCCATCGAGTTTGAGCAAGCCTTCAAAAAACTCTCACTCGTCAGTGAATCCTGA